Below is a window of candidate division WOR-3 bacterium DNA.
TTTCCACAGGGGATAAATATTTTCTAAATAGAGCATTTTGGGCCTTTAAATGGTTTCTTGGAGAAAATATAATTGGAGAAAGTCTTTATAAACCAGAAACAGGCGGATGTAAAGATGGACTTACTCCTGATGGGGTTAATAAAAATGAGGGTTCTGAATCTTTGGTTTGTTGGCTATTATCTCTTTTAAAAATGTATGAGATTCTTACCAAAAGAGAATAGGAGGTAAATATGAATGAGGGAGAAACTTATGAATGGACTGGTGGAAGTGGGCAACGTTATTTATACAATGTTTATTCTCTACCTATTAGTTTTAAAATAGGAGAGTTTGGAAATTATATTTTTGCGAGGAAAAATACTTCTGGTGATTGGATCCCAATTTATATTGGAGAAGGAGATCTTGGACGCCTTATTTCAGAAGAACACCCTTTTTATAAATGTATAAAAGAAAAGGGGGCTACCCATATTCATATTCATATTAATGCTTCAGAATGGGCGAGAATATCGGAAGAAAACGATTTATTGGAAAGTCATTTAAATGCATTTGAGCCTTATGGCTGTAATCCCCAAAGGGATTCGTTATTGTGATTTTATGAATAAGATCTAAGAATAAGGATTTTAACTCTTTGGGTTATACTAACAAGTTAGATGTAGACAAGCAACCACTTTTTTTGTGGGAGAAGTTTCATTATAGATTTTAACGGCTTCAGTTGTTCTTGCTATTATAGTTTCTATTCCCATTTCTTTAAGCTTTTTTATTGTCTCTTCTTTTGGAGACAATACACCATAAGCTCCTGTTCCTATTATGATGAGCTCAGGACTTGCATTTATAACATCCTTTAGATCATTTAGAGAAAGACTATGCCCCTCTTCTCTCCACCAGGGAGAAAGCACTTTATTCTGGAAAATAATTACATCCTTTGTGTAGGTTTTACCATTTATTGTTATTCTGCCAAAGCTATATTTTTCAATATTCATTATTTTTATAATATTTCTTATTTTTATTTTCGCAAGCTTTAGGTGTTGACAATATTAGGAGATTTGTATATAATTAATATAAGATTTCAAGAAGCGAGAGTGGCGGAATTGGTAGACGCGCTGGACTTAGGATCCAGTACTAAACCATAGAAATAGTGTGGGGGTTCAAATCCCCCCTCTCGCATTGTTTTATGAAAAAGGAGAGATCTTTTGCAGAATGTAAATTTAACCTTTAAAGAAGAAAGGTTAAAAGAAGAAATAGATAAATTAATAAAAGAGCTAAAGAAAGAGATTTCTATTCCTGGCTTTAGGAAAGGGAAAGCCCCAACAGAGCTTATAAAGGTTCGTTTTAAAGATTACTTAAAAGCCGAGGGGCTCCAAAAGCTTATTCAGGAAGAAATAGTAGGGATTATTGAAAAATATGAACCTTTTATCTATAGCCCTCCTATGATTAAGAAAGTAGATGAAGATAAAGATGGGATTCATCTTGAGGTTTCTTTAGACGTCCCTCCAGAACTCTCTTTAGACCTTTCGGAGATTGAATTAAAGGGAGATGATGAGGAAATTGACATAAAAGGAGAAATAGAAAAGTTAAGAGAAATAAATAGTGAGTTGAGACCCGTTGAAAGGGAAGTTAGAAAGGGAGATATTGTTACAATCAATTTAAAACTTGGAGAAGAGGAGTTTTCAAATTATACTTTTGAGGTTAGAGAAGATGATTTTTCTAAAAAGCTTTTAGGTTTAAAGGTTTCTGATGGAGAGAAGGAATTGGAAGTAGAGATTCCAGAAGATTTTCCAATAAAAGATTCTAAGAATAAAAAAAGACATGTGAGAATTTGTATTTGTGAAATTAAAGAGAAGGTGAAACCAGAACTTAACGATGATTTTGCTAAGGACCTTGGGTTTAGAAGTCTGGTAGAATTGAAAGAGAGCCTTAAGAGAAATATTCAGGAGGAGAGAAAGAGAAAAGATAAAGAAGATGAATTTGAGGAAGTTATTTTAGATAAGGTCCTCGAAAAAGTGGGGGATTTTGAAGTAAGTCCCGGACTTCTTAATCTAAATCTTTCAAAAGGATTATCTGAAGAAGAGGCTAAGGTTATGGCAAAGAAGTTGTCTATTCTTGATTCAATAGCTCTTAAGGAGAAGATGGAAATTACTGAAGCTGAGCTTGACCAATGGATGGATAGAATTTCGGAATCAGATGAGTTTGAGGAATATGGAGAGGAGGCTATTCGTTTTGTTAAACAATCAATTTTGAGGAGAAAAACTATGGATTTTCTTATTGAAAAAGCGAAAAAGGAGGAATCTAAGTGCGAAGTCAGTTAACAATTCCTTATGTTATTGAAAAAACAGCTCATGGGGAAAGAGCTTACGATATTTATTCGCGTCTTCTTCAGGATCGAATCGTATTTATAGGTTCAGAGATCGATCAGGCTACAGCTAATAGTGTAATAG
It encodes the following:
- a CDS encoding MTH938/NDUFAF3 family protein gives rise to the protein MNIEKYSFGRITINGKTYTKDVIIFQNKVLSPWWREEGHSLSLNDLKDVINASPELIIIGTGAYGVLSPKEETIKKLKEMGIETIIARTTEAVKIYNETSPTKKVVACLHLTC
- a CDS encoding trigger factor, whose translation is MQNVNLTFKEERLKEEIDKLIKELKKEISIPGFRKGKAPTELIKVRFKDYLKAEGLQKLIQEEIVGIIEKYEPFIYSPPMIKKVDEDKDGIHLEVSLDVPPELSLDLSEIELKGDDEEIDIKGEIEKLREINSELRPVEREVRKGDIVTINLKLGEEEFSNYTFEVREDDFSKKLLGLKVSDGEKELEVEIPEDFPIKDSKNKKRHVRICICEIKEKVKPELNDDFAKDLGFRSLVELKESLKRNIQEERKRKDKEDEFEEVILDKVLEKVGDFEVSPGLLNLNLSKGLSEEEAKVMAKKLSILDSIALKEKMEITEAELDQWMDRISESDEFEEYGEEAIRFVKQSILRRKTMDFLIEKAKKEESKCEVS